Proteins from a single region of Coregonus clupeaformis isolate EN_2021a chromosome 19, ASM2061545v1, whole genome shotgun sequence:
- the LOC121531356 gene encoding synaptotagmin-1-like, translated as MTSSRRATPAQPSPSHLLINPNASATPEPGPGGHTPTKFMSELHSLHMPSWVVGALCMVSVCLVLSCSLCVWRKCLKKKDKDTEKEKEKKGTNGLNMDTELEGGNSEPLKDEGDTETGLTGREEEEPKEEVKLGRLEFSMDYNFTENTMVVGILQACDLPAMDVGGSSDPYVKLYLLPDKKRKFETKVHRKTLNPTFNETFTFKVPYSELGGRTLVMTVYDFDRFSKHDAIGALRVPMSSLDFSRMTQEWRELKKAEKEESERLGDICLSLRYVPTAGKLSIVVLEAKNLKKMDVGGLSDPYVKIHLLQNGKRLKKKKTSIKKNTLNPYYNESFSFEVPFEQIQKVQVAVTVLDYDKIGKNDAIGKVFLGGASSGTELRHWSDMLANPRRPIAQWHGLKAEDEVNAELAARK; from the exons ATGACAAGTAGTCGTAGGGCCACCCCGGCACAGCCCAGCCCCTCACACCTGTTAATCAACCCCAATGCCTCAGCAACCCCAGAACCTGGGCCTGGAGGCCACACCCCCACAAAGTTTATGAGCGAGTTGCACTCCCTCCACA TGCCCTCATGGGTTGTAGGTGCTCTATGCATGgtgagtgtgtgtctggtgttgtcatgcagtttgtgtgtgtggaggaaaTGTCTGAAGAAGAAAGACAAGGAcacagagaaggagaaggagaagaagggcACGAATGGCTTGAACATGGACACTGAGCTGGAGGGAGGCAACTCTgag CCCCTGAAGGATGAGGGTGACACAGAGACCGGATTGActggcagggaggaggaggagcctaAAGAGGAAGTGAAGTTGGGCAGACTGGAGTTCTCAATGGACTACAACTTCACAGAGAACACG ATGGTAGTAGGTATCCTGCAGGCCTGTGATCTCCCTGCCATGGATGTGGGGGGAAGTTCAGACCCGTATGTTAAACTCTACCTTCTGCCAGACAAGAAGAGGAAGTTTGAGACTAAAGTCCACAGGAAGACACTCAACCCAACCTTCAATGAGACTTTCACCTTCAAG gtaccgTACAGTGAACTGGGAGGCAGGACTCTGGTGATGACAGTGTATGACTTTGACCGTTTCTCTAAACACGACGCTATTGGAGCACTACGAGTACCAATGAGCAGCCTGGACTTCAGTCGGATGACACAGGAGTGGCGGGAGCTGAAGAaggcagagaaagaggag tcAGAGCGGCTGGGtgatatctgtctgtctctgaggtACGTTCCTACAGCAGGGAAACTAAGCATCGTCGTCCTCGAGGCCAAAAACCTAAAGAAGATGGATGTAGGAGGACTATCAG aCCCCTATGTAAAGATACACTTGCTGCAAAATGGAAAGagactgaagaagaagaaaaccAGCATCAAGAAGAACACTCTCAACCCTTACTACAATGAGTCCTTCAGCTTCGAGGTGCCCTTCGAACAGATACAG aaggtGCAGGTAGCAGTGACAGTGTTGGACTATGATAAGATTGGGAAGAATGATGCCATCGGGAAGGTTTTTCTAGGCGGAGCCAGCAGCGGCACAGAGCTCCGTCATTGGTCAGACATGCTGGCCAACCCCCGCCGGCCCATTGCCCAATGGCACGGCCTCAAAGCAGAGGATGAAGTCAACGCTGAGCTGGCCGCCAGGAAATGA